tacaacagcaacctatatttctggtgcttataaaaatctcagaaaattacagtagcatagtactactctaagtagactaccataaaattttcatggcatttggataagtaaaatagtctacacaaaaatgacaaggcataagtgcttaaaaaggcataaataggaaaccttagttaaaagtgtcaagcaatagatttctcatttttcctagtatcactctagcataagaatagcactcaccaaattttacctttactggatctatagaaaaattatgaaaattcacacaagtattaatcaatgataaaaggaaaatctataactcaaaaactacacatgcactagctccgaaattttaaccagagcttctactaagcaagactagcatacccacaaaatttcataatttttggaccacataaactcaagataaaatttcaacaagtttgcatgcatctaaaaacacatttcaaagtcctatttaattcatccaaaatttctaaaacctgtgctcatataatatttttattaaatactagacattaccaggaactcaacaaaattggaaccataacatttggatctaccaaacttgatttacacatttttgaatcgtgcacacaaatctgtgaaaaacaaaataaacaaaacaaaaaggaaaacctaatcagctactgggccagcccgaacgGATTAGGCAGCCCATGACTACGCGCGCACATAGCCTAGAATGGTGCAGCCCAGTTCCGGCTCCCTCTCAGCAGCGGCGACCGACAAATGGGACCCGCGCATCAGCGAGAGAAAACAGGggacggaggaagacgacggcgcggcAACTGTGAAATTCGCCGACGGCGGCTCCTCTGGCGAacccgacggcaccggcgtgctccccacaacGATGTGCACCCATCCATACCTTCACTTCAACCTCTACCGTACCCTAGCAACGACGGCGTCAGCAACGGCGGGCGGCAGCGAGGTCGCTGCGGCACTCCGGCGACGGCGAACCCCCATTGCCCCAAACAAGCTTGGTACAAGCTTCACGAGACTACTACGGAGCTACCCAAGCAACTAGAAGAGGATGGAAGagttcctagctaccccgaccatgacggcctcaactccggtgaggacacgcgcatggcggcggtggcgggaatGATCAATGCGCCCTTACCAAAGCTCAAATGGTGCAGCcaaggggtggaggaggtagaggaggacacggcggagccGCGCGCTAACTGGAGGTGGTGATTTCGCGGCGGCGAGCGAGCTGGGCGACGGTGGCTTGCTCGGCGGCGATGGCGGAGGCACGCGTTCGGCTCTAAGTGGACTGACGAGGCGAGGGGACGCGGGCGAAACAAATAAGCGAGCTGATGGGCACGTGGCGTCTTCGTGGCGGCGATGGCCTGACTGGTGGGGGCAGCGCCGACGTACGGCTTCCACTTGGCGCGCTCGGCCCGACGGTGGTCGGCCACAACGGCCTGAACCCGAAACACTGTAGCGCGATTCAGTCAAGTCCTCGACGTCTGACAGCAAGTTTTCAACGACCAAAAACTTGTAAACGGTGACGATCTAGCCCTAGGTTatattgacaaagttggagactGAAGTGAGAGCTACAACATTTCCCATTGGCACTCGAACTGATTCGGTCAGGTTaaggagatacaaggctccaaacactGGTAGAATAACTGAAATTCAacatccagacttagaaaattcaaATTGTTGAATCAAACTCCAagttctgacttgtgggaccatttagagcatgttgtgcccattttcatgacttggtcacaaaataccttttgttccttatataatttgctacaactttattttaggttgctcagacatgcaaacattctaagctgtactttttaaacagtcaaaccaaaaagtcctagggtcaaaacaagtcaaaccatgacttggaaacttaattaggcaaaatgatcaacatgaacattgttcctaatgactttctaagcatagctaagatgtttaacaatatttttagccataccacacattggtcacacaagaatcaagcactgaatgtactgaaacgatgaaaaacaattgaaatgttacttttgtttcatagtcatgtttcccatgtttcatgatcttgttgcattacaataactagctaggttccactaaagtgagttgcacatgttgcacttgggtgttgcacactcTTTAATTCACAAAAACAACACTCATGAAATATACAGTACGTTGCAATGTTTTgataacatgtttcatgtgatatatgctcatgaatggatgaatgatgctcatgttcatgaaatgcaagtgcaattaggcaagcctaacaccaggggtgttacaggcaTCCTCCACGTGCATCTCTCCGACGGATCCTTCCGAGGGGTGTTCGGGAGCCTTTTCAGCCGAACACGAGTGCTACATCGGCCCTAACGGTCTCTAGATCGTTTAGGCCGGTTCTTGCTGCGTGTTTGCTGCGTGTGTAGGTTGTTTGCAACCTCTTTGACGTCCAAAGCCCGCTGGTGTGTTGAAGGATGTGTGTTTGTTCGTCAACACATGGCCACGTCAAATGCTAGTGCTCGTGTGGTGTTTTTTGACCGTTGGTGCGAAGGTAGTAGTTTAGGGACTTAGGCGGCCGCATTTTTAGTTCGATGACCTAGATGAGAACGCCCTAAAAGTTTGAGGACCCAACGTGTATTTACTCTTATCTATTTTTCCTCACGGGGGTTTTCAAGGATAATATATGACATATTGATCTTGGATCAAATTGTTTATAGACAATGTCTTTAGGAAAGGGTCTATCAACATTGGGAGTTATATAGATCATAATGTTTCTCCTTATTTTTCCCACTGGGGTCTAAGGAGTTTTGcatgttttctaaaaaaaaaaaggagTTTTGCATGTTATATCGGTATACTTTGGTTTTTCCTATAGGGATTTCCAAAGCTTCAAGACAATGACTGACGAAGAAATAACGATGCCAACAAGTGTTCAAATTTATCAAGGGGTGTTGAGAATTAATTCAGATTAATAATTAGTAATCAATTATTGTAAATGCCCGTCGTTAGCCGCTGTTAGAGTGGATATACCACCGAATAGGCACCAATACGCATCAGTTTTTCATCCGAACAAACTAGAATTGCGGGCTCGGTGGTTGTGGGCTGTTAAGGCCGTGCGTATGCCTGATGGGCCGTCCCGAGCGAGAGGCGGTCCCAACTCCAAATCCGAATCTGCCCAgggaaataataataaaaaaacaatCCTTCCAGTaccttctttttttctttgcGAACAGAGTACTTATACTATTTGGGGCGGAGGGAGGAAACCCTAACCGGAATCAGTCTTTCCCCATCCACCGGCGACGCCATCCGCACCCCATCCATCCTCTCATCTCCCGTCATGCCGTCGATGGCGTCCCTGATCCTCCGGGCGGCTGCTCGCGTCTCCAGCTCAGCTGCGTCGGCTGCATATCGctttgcggcggcggcggcggcggcggcggcggcccgctCTGGTTCAGGCGGTGCGGCGGCCTCAGATCCGCTCAAGCACTCTTCCTCCGTTGCTGCAGCGGGGACCTCCCGGAGTCCCGCGTCATCTGGCAGCGTTCATCCCCCCGTCGCGGCAGGGGCCCCTCGGAGCAGCCTCTCTCACGACACCATCGCCAAATTACAAGCAGTCATGGACGGGGCACCCTTCGTCCAACCAGGTATCCGTACCCCCAATAATACCTCCCTATATCTAAGGTCAGACGTTAGTAGGACGCTAATTTAGTGCACGCGAATCCACAGCCTTATACTGATCCGTCTAATTTTTCGGATCTGAATCCATGTTATATATGTTCTATTTgccgaacacatccatgttggtCATTCGTGGTCCCGATTTGTTCGGTGCTGGTTTAGTGCTTAAGTTTGGATGCACTCGTATTCACATCATTCTAGGTTGAGTTGGAGTGGATTTTGGTAGAAATTAGATAATTTTCAATTCCAATCCACTCTAGTGCATTCGGACTGGGATAAATACGAGTCTATTGGTTTTCAATGGATTACTGCTGGTTAAATACGCTTGTGTGGGTCGATCCAAGGGTTGCTGCCAGCGCGGCGGTGGCCATTCTGGAGATGTCGTTGTAAAAGCAGTTTATGCTGGCTGCTTGCACATTGATTTTGTGGGAGGCAGAGCAGCTGCATCGGCTGGAAAAAATTCAGCTGCCGAACCATAATGTCGACTTTGCATCTGGTGGCGGGTGGGGTCTCTGCATGTGTCATGGCCAGCAGGTTCTCCGATCATCGGAGCTGAGCTGGCTGCGCAGTGGCCACGGTAGCTCGGGCACTTGGATTCCCAGGTGTTGCGCCAGCGGCCGCTACTGTAGCTTGATTTGATACTGCCCGCTATGTTTCCCTGGTGTTAGTTTATTCCGCCAGCGGCACCAAAACAGTTTGGGGTTGTGCTTCACTGTGGCAGGAGCCTGAATTAATTCTTTTGATATATCCGGTCTTGAATTGAGTTGTATACCTTTTTGCCTCCTATGTCAATAGCTGGGGGAGGCTCAAACTGAGCTCAAGTGTGTGAGAGAGACAACCGCCAAATGTAttgttctttttttctttctacctGTTTCCGCGATGCGAGGCTAAGCCCAGTCTTGACTGGTTTCTCGGGTCGAAACCCGCAAGGCTGTCAAATATATTGTTCTTTGTTCTGTGTTTATAGTGTTTCCCTCCTCGCGCACCATGATTATGGTTCCATCCTGGTTGGTTGTGGACTGGGTTACGGTTTAGCTCACTCAACCAAGGAACAGGCCTAGCCTAAATGTAGTCTGTATCGTTAGGCGATATTTACTCTCCTTTTTGTTGTTATATGTATCATTTATTCATTTATTTATACAGCTAATCTGATCCGCACAATTATGTCTCTATAGATTGGGCGAAATTCGAGGCAAATGAGAAGGATCTTGAGTCAGATGATGCCCTATGGGACCTGTATGAGCGCTGGTGCAAGTTTTTTAACCAGGAACGTGACCGTGAGGAGATGGCTCGCCGGTTCAGCTACTTCAAGGAGACTGTGCTGAGTGTGGAGGAAAACAAGAAATCTGATCTGCCTTACAGTCTTGGGATTAACAAGTTTGCCGATGGGAAGCTAAGTGAACTCTACGGCAAAACTAAAACCAGGAAGTATGTTGGAAGGCCTCGTTGTGCTTCACCGATCTATGGGAGTGAAGTAGGTTTCTCGTTCAACAGGGACCCTGCAGCTAACAAGGGGCCAGGCCGCCGCAACTGAAACCTCGAAACCATCTGCAATTTAATAAGGCATGATCGTTCTCAGGATCCACAAGACCCATGAATAACTTATCGTTCGTGTTAGCAACCTGTACTATACTTAGTTAGCACGTTCCTTGGCTCTCCTTGAGTCTAGCTATTGTTAGTTATCCGACTgccgtgatgtgcatgtataagAGGCGTAAGCCCTGATCAATACAACTTGAGTTGTCTGCATTGTTCTC
The sequence above is drawn from the Miscanthus floridulus cultivar M001 chromosome 15, ASM1932011v1, whole genome shotgun sequence genome and encodes:
- the LOC136509084 gene encoding uncharacterized protein, with amino-acid sequence MPSMASLILRAAARVSSSAASAAYRFAAAAAAAAAARSGSGGAAASDPLKHSSSVAAAGTSRSPASSGSVHPPVAAGAPRSSLSHDTIAKLQAVMDGAPFVQPDWAKFEANEKDLESDDALWDLYERWCKFFNQERDREEMARRFSYFKETVLSVEENKKSDLPYSLGINKFADGKLSELYGKTKTRKYVGRPRCASPIYGSEVGFSFNRDPAANKGPGRRN